One window from the genome of Streptomyces sp. NBC_00708 encodes:
- a CDS encoding TerD family protein: MITLKKEDGPADLDGVTHLSIGVSWDPTVGSSGGLMGKLKQKKGTDLDLIAIAMQGADPVRLAGLDSLDPLGNGSLAHSGDNQTGKGDGDDETVTVDFARIPSNVTSIVFIAAAYKKGSSFQNARNVSIKVYDATGGSSQQVADIWPSLLTSDNGCAVAKAMRVGAGWKLQVINETGKIKQGDEHALMRFAISK, encoded by the coding sequence ATGATCACGTTGAAGAAGGAAGACGGCCCGGCGGACCTGGACGGGGTGACCCATCTCTCCATCGGCGTCTCCTGGGACCCCACCGTCGGCAGCAGTGGCGGGCTGATGGGGAAGCTGAAGCAGAAGAAGGGCACCGACCTCGACCTGATCGCCATCGCGATGCAGGGCGCGGACCCGGTCCGGCTGGCCGGCCTGGACTCCCTGGACCCGCTGGGCAACGGCTCGCTGGCGCACAGCGGTGACAACCAGACCGGCAAGGGCGACGGCGACGACGAGACGGTCACCGTCGACTTCGCCAGGATCCCCTCGAACGTCACGTCGATCGTCTTCATCGCCGCCGCGTACAAGAAGGGCAGCTCCTTCCAGAACGCGCGCAACGTCAGCATCAAGGTCTACGACGCGACGGGCGGCAGCAGCCAGCAGGTCGCCGACATCTGGCCGAGCCTGCTCACCAGCGACAACGGCTGCGCGGTGGCCAAGGCCATGCGCGTCGGCGCCGGCTGGAAGCTTCAGGTGATCAACGAGACCGGCAAGATCAAGCAGGGCGACGAGCACGCCCTGATGCGCTTCGCGATCAGCAAGTAG
- a CDS encoding winged helix DNA-binding domain-containing protein, which produces MAAKKKTSTGSAPAPVLTPRALGRATLARQHLLRRTAMSARDAVTHLVGLQAQNTKPPYYQLLARLQGFRPAELSALMESREVVRIPSLRSTIHTHTAEDALTLRPLTQPALDRELGMFRKRLPGVDLERVRELSKAYVEEAPRAPKEIRALLLAEWPEADPLALTIAVRCLLPLVQVTPRGLWGESGGVALTTVEHWLGRTEEEAPDVEAAVLRYLGAFGPASVKDMQTWAGLTRLKDVFERLRPRLVTFRDEHGTELFDLPDAPRPAEDTPAPPRFLPEFDNVLLGHADRTRVIPAHLKGLNGVGNQNYGSVLVDGFLAAVWRLDTPRDAPAVVTVQELRPLTTAEREALSEEAADLVATMTRAAGHDIRFATFVDLGR; this is translated from the coding sequence ATGGCCGCGAAGAAGAAGACCTCCACCGGTAGCGCTCCCGCCCCCGTGCTCACGCCCAGGGCGCTGGGCCGGGCGACCCTGGCGCGCCAGCACCTGCTGCGCCGGACCGCGATGAGCGCCCGGGACGCCGTCACCCACCTCGTCGGCCTCCAGGCGCAGAACACCAAGCCGCCGTACTACCAGCTCCTCGCCCGGCTCCAGGGCTTCCGGCCTGCCGAACTGTCCGCGCTGATGGAGTCGCGCGAGGTCGTGCGTATCCCCAGCCTCCGCTCCACCATCCATACCCACACCGCCGAGGACGCCCTGACCCTGCGCCCCCTGACGCAGCCGGCCCTCGACCGGGAACTCGGCATGTTCCGCAAGCGGCTCCCGGGCGTGGACCTGGAACGGGTGCGCGAGCTGAGCAAGGCGTACGTCGAGGAGGCGCCCCGCGCCCCGAAGGAGATCCGCGCGCTGCTGCTCGCCGAGTGGCCCGAAGCGGACCCGCTGGCCCTGACCATCGCGGTCCGCTGCCTGCTGCCCCTGGTGCAGGTCACCCCGCGCGGCCTCTGGGGCGAGAGCGGCGGCGTCGCGCTCACCACGGTCGAGCACTGGCTCGGCCGTACGGAGGAGGAGGCACCCGACGTCGAGGCCGCCGTGCTGCGCTACCTCGGCGCGTTCGGCCCCGCATCGGTCAAGGACATGCAGACCTGGGCCGGGCTGACCCGGCTGAAGGACGTCTTCGAGCGGCTGCGGCCCCGGCTGGTCACCTTCCGCGACGAGCACGGCACCGAACTCTTCGACCTGCCCGATGCCCCGCGCCCCGCCGAGGACACCCCCGCCCCGCCCCGCTTCCTGCCCGAGTTCGACAACGTCCTCCTCGGCCACGCCGACCGCACCCGGGTCATCCCGGCCCACCTCAAGGGGCTCAACGGGGTGGGTAACCAGAACTACGGCAGCGTGCTGGTGGACGGCTTCCTCGCGGCGGTCTGGCGGCTGGACACCCCGCGCGACGCCCCGGCCGTCGTCACGGTCCAGGAGCTGCGGCCGCTCACCACGGCCGAACGCGAGGCCCTGTCGGAGGAGGCGGCGGACCTGGTCGCGACGATGACCCGGGCCGCCGGCCACGACATCCGGTTCGCCACGTTCGTCGACCTCGGCCGCTGA
- a CDS encoding DUF6296 family protein, whose translation MDYPESYQLVFQSSAVEDDTVTVHRTAQSGAGGHPVYEDETGIVRAEISDHEEVRMLASGGHQRLGTPVAVREQAA comes from the coding sequence ATGGATTATCCGGAGAGCTACCAGCTCGTGTTCCAGTCGTCGGCCGTGGAGGACGACACCGTCACCGTCCACCGGACCGCACAGAGCGGAGCGGGCGGTCACCCCGTCTACGAGGACGAGACGGGCATCGTCCGCGCCGAGATCAGCGATCACGAAGAGGTGCGGATGCTCGCCAGCGGTGGCCATCAGCGCCTGGGAACGCCGGTCGCGGTACGCGAACAGGCCGCCTGA
- a CDS encoding nuclear transport factor 2 family protein, whose translation MTTYDDAAQRYFAAWNAGPDELEKAVAAAFTEDAAYTDPLADVRGHEQLTAAIAGAQEQFPGFVFRLLGAVDGHHALVRFGWELVAPDGSAPVAGFDVAALAEDGRITSVSGFLDRVPAV comes from the coding sequence ATGACCACGTACGACGACGCCGCACAGCGCTACTTCGCCGCCTGGAACGCCGGCCCCGACGAGCTGGAGAAGGCCGTCGCCGCGGCGTTCACCGAGGACGCCGCGTACACCGACCCGCTGGCGGACGTACGGGGCCACGAGCAGCTGACGGCCGCGATCGCCGGAGCCCAGGAGCAGTTCCCCGGCTTCGTCTTCCGCCTCCTCGGCGCGGTGGACGGGCACCACGCGCTGGTCCGCTTCGGCTGGGAGCTGGTGGCGCCCGACGGCTCGGCGCCCGTCGCCGGCTTCGATGTGGCCGCTCTCGCGGAGGACGGCCGGATCACCTCGGTCAGCGGATTCCTGGACCGGGTGCCGGCCGTCTGA
- a CDS encoding DUF5709 domain-containing protein: protein MDDADRGDDVYQPQEESQASDPIEQLDTEDILDDPDVADELDRGYSPPERPYAVDDVGTTAAEQHRGETLESRLARERPENGVPPGDGVGDVVDGDGEPWDREVGTVRAGRLTRDLDIDDPDSTMGEDVGIDGAAASAEEAAVHVIADGRDQA from the coding sequence ATGGATGATGCCGACCGGGGCGACGACGTCTATCAGCCCCAGGAAGAGTCGCAGGCCTCCGACCCGATCGAGCAGCTCGATACGGAGGACATCCTCGACGACCCGGATGTCGCCGACGAGCTGGACCGGGGCTACTCGCCGCCCGAGCGCCCGTACGCGGTGGACGACGTGGGCACCACGGCGGCCGAGCAGCACCGGGGCGAGACCCTGGAGAGCCGGCTCGCGCGCGAACGGCCCGAGAACGGCGTCCCGCCCGGGGACGGGGTGGGCGATGTCGTGGACGGGGACGGCGAGCCGTGGGACCGCGAGGTCGGCACCGTACGCGCCGGGCGGCTCACCCGGGACCTGGACATCGACGACCCGGACAGCACGATGGGCGAGGACGTGGGGATCGACGGCGCCGCGGCCTCGGCCGAAGAGGCGGCGGTGCACGTCATCGCGGACGGCCGGGACCAGGCGTAG
- a CDS encoding ABC transporter ATP-binding protein/permease yields the protein MTDCPNPGTGPGGGAVRQPSPGWARRLLGYCLRHRTDLLMAFGAAVTAAVATATLPLVLRHVVDGVAAGTTASLAPWTGLLVALGALRFGAAFTRRYRSGRLSLGVQYDLRNDAFAALLRLGGAQQDDLRTGQVVSRSISDITLIQTLLQFLPNLTGNALMFLFSLVVMACLSPLLTVVALVVGPLLWLIALRSRRELFPANWHAQQEAAEVASTVEATVTGVRVVKGFGQEQRELTGLEARARHLFASRLRVVRFTSRYNPALQAVPALGQVAVLALGGWMALHGRISLGTFLAFTTYLGSFVTPVRQVATLLTVWQQARAGAERVLEVVDEAPVITDAPDARPLPDEPPALSWDGVTFGYGDAAPLLDGFTLDIRPGETLALIGPAGSGKSTAAALLPRFYDVPSGAVRVGGTDVRDLALASLRSRIGYVFEESLLLSDTVRANIAYGRPDATDEQVRAAARIARADEFIERLPQGYDTLVGEQGLTLSGGQRQRMALARALIGDPAVLVLDDATSAIDARVEAEIHHRLRADDRRRTTLIIAHRRSTLELADRVAILDGGRVTDIGTPDELRGRSALFRELLATDDPHDDAIAPDPGCPTPHLWLRPEEDEDEQLEGTAVRAAQALAEAAATSGPGRAGPGGGVLGSAPPTPELLAGLARLPLPAADPKVPTEQAVAADAHFGLGVLLRPFRLPLLLGLLLVALDAGAQITVPVLVRYGVDRGVAHHAGHVLLAAAAAAAVVVAANWLIGVAQVRTTGRTGERLLYTLRVKTFAQLQRLGLDYYERELGGRIMTRMTTDVDALSNFLQTGLITAVVSLLTVLGVLAALLVIDAELALVLLAALPVLIAATAVFRHYSVPAYREARERISAVNACLQENVTAIRVTQAFRREQRNAADFAVLAMAFRDSRLRAQRYMGTFFPFVEFLGTLCSAAVLTAGAAQVRSGELSAGTLIAFLLYVELFFSPIQQLSQVFDGYQQAVVGLGRLRTLMNTPAGTPPAEHPRPVPALRGEVEFDAVSFGYAGGGHQVLHGVNLRIEPGETVALVGATGAGKSTVVKLLARFYDPSAGAVRVDGHDLRDLDLAAFRRRLGVVPQEAHLFSGTVRDAIAYGRPDATDAEVERAARAVGAHDMVAGLRLGYLTPVGERGRSLSAGQRQLLALARAELVDPDVLLLDEATASLDLATERRVAAATEVLGRRRTTVVVAHRLTTAARADRVVVLDAGTVVETGTHTELLAAGGAYRRLWDAFRETGPGAAVDHLNVSELVKENAR from the coding sequence GTGACCGACTGTCCGAACCCGGGGACCGGTCCGGGCGGGGGCGCGGTCCGGCAGCCGTCGCCCGGCTGGGCGCGGCGGCTGCTGGGCTACTGCCTGCGCCACCGCACCGATCTCCTCATGGCCTTCGGTGCCGCCGTGACCGCCGCCGTCGCCACCGCCACCCTGCCCCTCGTGCTGCGGCACGTGGTGGACGGGGTGGCGGCCGGCACCACCGCATCCCTCGCCCCCTGGACCGGGCTGCTCGTCGCACTCGGCGCGCTCCGGTTCGGCGCGGCCTTCACCCGCCGCTACCGCTCGGGGCGGCTCTCCCTGGGGGTCCAGTACGACCTGCGCAACGACGCGTTCGCCGCGCTGCTCCGGCTCGGCGGAGCCCAGCAGGACGACCTGCGCACCGGACAGGTGGTGAGCCGGTCCATCTCCGACATCACGCTCATCCAGACCCTGCTGCAGTTCCTGCCCAACCTCACGGGCAACGCCCTGATGTTCCTGTTCTCGCTGGTCGTCATGGCCTGCCTGTCCCCGCTGCTGACCGTCGTGGCGCTGGTCGTCGGCCCGCTGCTCTGGCTGATCGCGCTGCGCAGCCGTCGCGAGCTGTTCCCCGCCAACTGGCATGCCCAGCAGGAGGCCGCCGAAGTCGCCTCCACCGTCGAGGCGACCGTCACCGGCGTCCGGGTGGTGAAGGGCTTCGGCCAGGAACAGCGCGAACTCACCGGCCTCGAAGCACGCGCCCGCCACCTCTTCGCCTCCCGGCTGCGCGTCGTCCGCTTCACCAGCCGCTACAACCCCGCCCTCCAGGCGGTCCCCGCGCTCGGCCAGGTCGCCGTGCTGGCGCTCGGCGGCTGGATGGCCCTGCACGGCCGGATCTCGCTCGGTACCTTCCTCGCGTTCACCACCTACCTGGGCTCCTTCGTCACCCCCGTACGCCAGGTCGCCACCCTGCTCACCGTCTGGCAGCAGGCCCGCGCCGGCGCCGAACGCGTCCTGGAGGTCGTGGACGAGGCCCCCGTCATCACCGACGCGCCCGATGCCCGCCCCCTGCCCGACGAACCCCCCGCCCTCTCCTGGGACGGCGTCACCTTCGGATACGGCGACGCGGCCCCGCTCCTCGACGGCTTCACCCTGGACATCCGCCCCGGCGAGACCCTGGCCCTCATCGGCCCGGCCGGCTCCGGCAAATCCACCGCCGCCGCCCTGCTGCCCCGCTTCTACGACGTACCCTCCGGGGCGGTACGGGTCGGCGGCACCGACGTCCGCGACCTCGCCCTCGCCTCGCTGCGCTCCCGGATCGGCTACGTCTTCGAGGAGAGCCTGCTCCTCTCCGACACCGTGCGCGCCAACATCGCGTACGGGAGGCCGGACGCCACCGACGAGCAGGTGCGCGCCGCGGCCCGGATCGCCCGCGCCGACGAGTTCATCGAACGGCTCCCGCAGGGCTACGACACCCTCGTCGGCGAACAGGGCCTCACCCTGTCCGGCGGCCAGCGCCAGCGCATGGCGCTCGCCCGCGCGCTCATCGGCGACCCGGCCGTGCTCGTCCTGGACGACGCCACCTCCGCCATCGACGCCCGGGTCGAGGCCGAGATCCACCACCGGCTGCGCGCGGACGACCGCCGCCGCACCACGCTGATCATCGCCCACCGCCGCTCCACCCTGGAACTCGCGGACCGCGTCGCGATCCTCGACGGTGGCCGCGTCACGGACATCGGCACACCCGACGAACTGCGCGGCAGATCCGCCCTGTTCCGCGAGCTCCTGGCCACCGACGACCCCCACGACGACGCCATCGCACCCGACCCCGGCTGCCCCACCCCGCACCTGTGGCTGCGCCCCGAGGAGGACGAGGACGAACAGCTGGAGGGCACCGCCGTGCGGGCCGCCCAGGCGCTCGCCGAGGCCGCCGCCACCTCCGGGCCCGGACGCGCCGGACCCGGCGGCGGGGTGCTCGGCTCGGCCCCGCCCACCCCCGAACTCCTCGCCGGCCTCGCCCGCCTCCCGCTGCCCGCCGCCGACCCGAAGGTGCCGACCGAACAGGCCGTCGCCGCCGACGCGCACTTCGGGCTCGGAGTCCTGCTGCGGCCCTTCCGGCTGCCCCTGCTCCTCGGCCTGCTGCTCGTCGCGCTCGACGCGGGCGCCCAGATCACCGTGCCGGTCCTCGTCCGGTACGGAGTGGACCGGGGCGTCGCCCATCACGCCGGGCACGTCCTGCTCGCCGCTGCCGCCGCTGCCGCCGTCGTGGTGGCCGCCAACTGGCTGATCGGCGTGGCCCAGGTGCGCACCACCGGACGCACCGGCGAACGCCTCCTCTACACCCTGCGGGTGAAGACCTTCGCCCAGCTCCAGCGCCTCGGCCTCGACTACTACGAGCGCGAACTCGGCGGCCGGATCATGACCCGGATGACCACCGACGTGGACGCCCTGTCGAACTTCCTGCAGACCGGCCTGATCACCGCCGTGGTCAGCCTGCTCACGGTCCTCGGCGTCCTGGCCGCCCTGCTGGTGATCGACGCTGAACTCGCCCTGGTGCTGCTCGCCGCGCTCCCGGTGCTGATCGCGGCCACCGCTGTCTTCCGCCACTACTCGGTCCCCGCCTACCGCGAGGCCCGGGAGCGGATCAGCGCCGTCAACGCCTGCCTCCAGGAGAACGTCACCGCGATCCGCGTCACCCAGGCGTTCCGCCGCGAGCAGCGCAACGCCGCCGACTTCGCCGTACTGGCCATGGCGTTCCGGGACTCCCGGCTGCGCGCGCAGCGGTACATGGGCACGTTCTTCCCGTTCGTCGAATTCCTCGGCACGCTCTGCTCGGCGGCCGTGCTCACCGCCGGCGCGGCCCAGGTCCGCTCGGGCGAGCTGAGCGCGGGCACCCTCATCGCGTTCCTGCTGTACGTCGAGCTGTTCTTCTCGCCGATCCAGCAGCTCTCGCAGGTCTTCGACGGGTACCAGCAGGCGGTCGTCGGCCTCGGCCGCCTCCGCACCCTGATGAACACCCCGGCCGGCACCCCGCCCGCCGAGCACCCCCGGCCGGTGCCCGCCCTGCGCGGCGAGGTCGAGTTCGATGCGGTGTCCTTCGGGTACGCGGGCGGCGGCCACCAGGTCCTGCACGGGGTGAACCTGCGCATCGAACCGGGCGAGACCGTCGCGCTCGTCGGCGCCACGGGCGCGGGCAAGTCCACGGTGGTCAAGCTCCTCGCCCGGTTCTACGACCCGTCGGCCGGCGCGGTCCGGGTCGACGGGCACGACCTGCGCGACCTGGACCTGGCCGCCTTCCGGCGCAGGCTCGGGGTGGTCCCGCAGGAGGCCCACCTGTTCAGCGGCACCGTCCGCGACGCCATCGCCTACGGGCGGCCCGACGCCACGGACGCCGAGGTGGAGCGGGCGGCCCGCGCGGTCGGCGCGCACGACATGGTCGCCGGGCTGCGGCTCGGCTACCTCACCCCGGTGGGGGAGCGGGGCCGCAGCCTCTCCGCCGGACAGCGCCAGCTCCTCGCCCTGGCCAGGGCCGAGCTGGTCGACCCCGATGTGCTGCTCCTGGACGAGGCGACCGCCTCGCTGGACCTGGCCACCGAGCGCCGGGTCGCCGCGGCCACCGAGGTCCTGGGCCGCCGCCGTACCACCGTCGTCGTCGCCCACCGGCTGACCACGGCGGCCCGTGCGGACCGGGTGGTGGTGCTCGACGCGGGAACCGTGGTGGAGACCGGCACCCACACCGAACTGCTCGCCGCCGGGGGCGCCTACCGGCGGCTGTGGGACGCCTTCCGGGAGACCGGCCCCGGCGCGGCCGTCGACCACCTCAATGTCAGTGAACTCGTCAAGGAGAACGCACGATGA
- a CDS encoding helix-turn-helix transcriptional regulator has protein sequence MPESVEAVEMQAALLRLRRTSGLPVAFGGLLSDTRHARIAEVNGARTAALRGLLISSGSGLGGKSMALSRPCAVTDYRISRHISHEYDAAVAAEGLRSVVAVPVVVRRKVRGVLYGALREPLTLGDRTFDAAVAAARDVEQALAVRDEVRQLLAGSRPEPDAGGGAAAGAWEDVREAHRELRALMPKVLDPALRDELLAVCGRLASATGTREPGAREVRLAPREVDVLACVASGATNAVAAERLGLRPETVKGYLRSAMRRLGAHTRLEAVVAARRAGLLP, from the coding sequence GTGCCGGAATCCGTCGAGGCGGTCGAGATGCAAGCGGCGCTGCTGCGGCTGCGCCGGACGAGCGGTCTGCCGGTGGCGTTCGGCGGTCTGCTCTCCGACACCCGCCACGCCAGGATCGCCGAGGTGAACGGGGCGCGGACGGCGGCGCTGCGCGGTCTCCTGATCTCCTCGGGCAGCGGTCTGGGCGGGAAGTCCATGGCCCTGTCGAGGCCCTGCGCGGTGACCGACTACCGCATCTCGCGCCACATCAGCCACGAGTACGACGCGGCCGTCGCGGCGGAGGGCCTGCGCTCGGTGGTGGCCGTCCCCGTGGTGGTGCGGCGCAAGGTGCGGGGTGTGCTGTACGGGGCGCTGCGCGAGCCGCTGACGCTCGGGGACCGCACGTTCGACGCGGCGGTGGCCGCCGCCCGTGATGTGGAGCAGGCGCTGGCGGTCCGGGACGAGGTGCGGCAGCTGCTGGCCGGGAGCCGCCCGGAGCCGGACGCCGGGGGCGGGGCTGCGGCGGGCGCCTGGGAGGACGTCCGGGAGGCGCACCGCGAGCTGCGCGCCCTGATGCCGAAGGTGCTGGACCCGGCGCTGCGGGACGAGCTGCTCGCGGTGTGCGGGCGGCTGGCGTCGGCGACGGGCACCCGGGAGCCCGGGGCGCGGGAGGTCCGGCTCGCGCCGCGCGAGGTCGATGTGCTGGCCTGTGTCGCGTCGGGCGCCACCAATGCGGTGGCGGCGGAGCGGCTGGGGCTGCGCCCGGAGACGGTGAAGGGGTATCTGCGCTCCGCGATGCGGCGGCTGGGGGCGCACACCCGGCTTGAGGCGGTGGTCGCGGCCCGGCGTGCGGGGCTGCTGCCGTAA
- a CDS encoding DMT family transporter: MIAVLFAVLTALSNGSASVLQRRAALDVPQTETMRLSLIGHLLRQKVWLAGIALVIVAAVCQAVALATGPISVVQPIFVIELPATLLLAGFMMRARLPRSVWLGVVAVTTGLALGMATAAPGGGSERVHGAAWVPALILTGVFEALLIAGALATRGNVRAALLATSAACGYALTAALMKDAMARLDEGGAGALFSSWQLYATAAAGVGALFLLQNALQAGTLVAVQPCLTLGDALISVLYGVTLFGEELRTGWWVLPELLALGLIAAGCVELARSPLATGNPTAPARARRVD; encoded by the coding sequence GTGATCGCCGTCCTGTTCGCCGTCCTGACCGCCCTCAGCAACGGCTCCGCCTCCGTCCTCCAGCGCCGCGCCGCCCTCGACGTCCCGCAGACCGAGACCATGCGGCTGTCGCTGATCGGCCATCTGCTGCGCCAGAAAGTGTGGCTCGCGGGGATCGCCCTGGTGATCGTCGCCGCCGTCTGCCAGGCCGTCGCGCTGGCCACCGGCCCGATCTCCGTGGTGCAGCCCATCTTCGTGATCGAGCTGCCGGCGACGCTGCTGCTGGCCGGGTTCATGATGCGGGCGCGGCTGCCCCGGTCCGTCTGGCTGGGGGTGGTCGCGGTGACGACCGGACTCGCCCTCGGCATGGCGACGGCCGCGCCCGGCGGCGGCAGCGAGAGGGTGCACGGGGCCGCCTGGGTGCCGGCGCTGATCCTCACGGGCGTGTTCGAGGCGCTGCTGATCGCGGGCGCGCTGGCCACCCGGGGCAATGTCCGGGCCGCCCTGCTGGCCACGTCCGCCGCCTGCGGTTACGCGCTCACCGCGGCGCTGATGAAGGACGCCATGGCACGGCTCGACGAGGGCGGCGCCGGCGCGCTGTTCAGCTCCTGGCAGCTGTACGCCACCGCGGCGGCGGGTGTCGGCGCGCTGTTCCTGCTGCAGAACGCCCTTCAGGCGGGCACGCTCGTCGCGGTGCAGCCGTGCCTGACGCTGGGCGACGCCCTGATCAGCGTCCTGTACGGGGTGACGCTGTTCGGCGAGGAGCTGCGCACCGGCTGGTGGGTGCTGCCCGAGCTGCTGGCGCTGGGGCTGATCGCGGCGGGGTGCGTGGAGCTGGCGCGTTCGCCGCTGGCCACCGGGAACCCGACGGCCCCGGCCCGCGCGCGCCGGGTCGACTGA
- a CDS encoding aldo/keto reductase, with amino-acid sequence MTQYRDFGRTGVKVSPLCLGTMMFGARGNPDHDDSVRIIHHALDAGINFVDTADVYSAGESETIVGKALAGGRRDNVVLATKFHGSLGTDPNEQGNSRRWIIREVENSLRRLGTDWIDLYQVHRPEPGTDFDETLGALSDLVHQGKIRYIGTSTFEPSAIVEGQWTAERRGRERVVAEQPPYSVLARGIEREVLPTARRYGLAVLTWSPLAGGWLSGRYRKGAGQPDSSRAARQAERFDIASPENAAKLDAAEALAQLADEAGITLVQLALAFVLEHPAVTSAIIGPRTLEQLTSQLGADQVRLSQDVLDRIDKIVPPGTNLSSRDAGYHPADLTDPALRRRSHPAA; translated from the coding sequence ATGACGCAGTACCGCGATTTCGGCCGCACGGGCGTGAAGGTCAGCCCGTTGTGCCTGGGCACCATGATGTTCGGCGCCCGCGGCAACCCCGACCACGACGACAGCGTCCGGATCATCCACCACGCCCTGGACGCCGGCATCAACTTCGTGGACACCGCCGACGTCTACTCGGCCGGTGAGTCCGAGACCATCGTCGGCAAGGCGCTCGCCGGCGGGCGCCGCGACAACGTCGTGCTCGCCACCAAGTTCCACGGCAGCCTCGGCACCGACCCCAACGAGCAGGGCAACTCCCGCCGTTGGATCATCCGCGAGGTGGAGAACAGCCTGCGCCGGCTGGGCACCGACTGGATCGACCTCTACCAGGTGCACCGCCCCGAGCCCGGCACCGACTTCGACGAGACCCTGGGCGCCCTCTCCGACCTGGTCCACCAGGGCAAGATCCGCTACATCGGCACCTCGACGTTCGAGCCGTCCGCGATCGTGGAGGGCCAGTGGACCGCCGAACGGCGTGGCCGTGAACGCGTCGTCGCCGAGCAGCCCCCGTACTCGGTCCTCGCCCGGGGCATCGAGCGCGAGGTGCTGCCCACCGCCCGGCGGTACGGCCTCGCCGTGCTGACCTGGAGCCCGCTCGCCGGCGGCTGGCTCTCCGGCCGCTACCGCAAGGGCGCCGGCCAGCCGGACTCCAGCCGGGCCGCACGGCAGGCCGAGCGGTTCGACATCGCGTCCCCGGAGAACGCCGCCAAGCTCGACGCCGCCGAGGCCCTTGCCCAGCTGGCCGACGAGGCCGGGATCACCCTGGTCCAGCTCGCCCTGGCCTTCGTGCTGGAACACCCCGCCGTCACCTCGGCGATCATCGGCCCGCGCACCCTGGAGCAGCTGACGAGCCAGCTCGGCGCGGATCAGGTGCGGCTGAGCCAGGACGTGCTGGACCGGATCGACAAGATCGTCCCGCCCGGCACCAACCTCTCGTCCCGGGACGCCGGTTACCACCCGGCGGACCTCACCGACCCGGCCCTGCGCCGCCGTTCGCACCCCGCCGCGTGA